One segment of Brassica napus cultivar Da-Ae chromosome C3, Da-Ae, whole genome shotgun sequence DNA contains the following:
- the LOC106386655 gene encoding uncharacterized protein LOC106386655, with protein sequence MNKVGKKNIMEAFEQRFKKNYPDWKPFKNKYDTSRKKYIKIRTLTQNRTGLGFDNMGRIDMSDDWWNEREKECPGIRKSVCKEIDNMDMFEAEFGGVVVTGAEGWSTQHGEASLDSRVGGDDEADSQPAAETQALETETQRQAQRQTQPAAQTHSESSRGKRKRKEKDMVVEACVKRTEALEVKNMIAERMLERQEASSVENVLEILSALPEVREWSPLYEAAMELLIDSEGNRKAFITMKTDEAKIRCLKDGCWKMRMVIMMMNLVCLMCLLLRD encoded by the exons ATGAATAAAGTGGGGAAAAAGAACATCATGGAGGCGTTTGAACAGCGGTTTAAGAAGAATTATCCGGATTGGAAGCCCTTCAAGAACAAATACGACACTAGTAGGAAGAAATACATCAAGATTAGGACGCTGACTCAAAATAGGACAGGGCTTGGGTTTGATAACATGGGAAGGATTGACATGTCAGATGATTGGTGGAATGAACGCGAAAAG GAGTGTCCTGGGATTAGAAAATCCGTATGCAAAGAGATTGATAATATGGATATGTTTGAAGCGGAATTTGGTGGTGTAGTAGTAACTGGAGCTGAAGGATGGAGCACTCAACATGGAGAAGCAAGTTTGGATTCTAGAGTGGGtggagatgatgaagctgattcTCAGCCAGCAGCAGAGACTCAAGCATTGGAGACAGAAACCCAACGCCAAGCTCAGCGCCAAACACAGCCAGCAGCTCAGACTCATTCTGAGAGTTCAAGAGGAAAAAGAAAGCGTAAGGAAAAAGATATGGTTGTAGAGGCTTGTGTGAAACGGACTGAAGCTCTTGAGGTGAAGAACATGATAGCGGAACGGATGTTGGAGCGTCAAGAAGCTTCTAGTGTTGAGAATGTGTTAGAGATACTGTCTGCATTGCCTGAAGTGAGAGAGTGGTCTCCATTATATGAAGCAGCAATGGAACTTCTTATAGATAGTGAAGGGAACCGAAAAGCCTTTATAACAATGAAGACAGATGAAGCTAAGATTAG ATGCTTGAAAGATGGATGTTGGAAGATGAGGATGGTGATTATGATGATGAACTTGGTTTGTTTGATGTGCCTATTACTGAGAGATTGA
- the LOC106383480 gene encoding glutathione S-transferase T3-like, producing the protein MDPYSQHSSFQNLLNSQNPNITQHPYQSVPLEPSVDLSASDASVFGSQWTEDGHEDAETVSDRKERRKWSPTEDGVLISVWLNTSKDAVVGNEQKAIAFWKRIVSYFAASPKVDGSQKREATHCKQRWGKINEGICKFVGCYEAATKQRSSGQNENDVLKMAHEIFYNDYKVKFTLEHAWLELRHDQKWCGASSTKDKVHSKRRKLDDQSAHSSTCVPGEDEQRPIGVKAAKVKGKRSVSKQTNLEEEGKEIQSMWELRQKDFALKDALNKQKLLDSLITKTEPLSELESALQNKLIKDMLTS; encoded by the coding sequence ATGGATCCATATAGCCAACATTCTAGCTTTCAAAACCTCTTAAACAGTCAAAACCCGAACATCACTCAACACCCTTATCAGTCTGTCCCTCTTGAGCCTAGTGTTGACCTCTCTGCGTCTGATGCCTCTGTGTTCGGTTCACAATGGACTGAAGATGGCCATGAAGATGCAGAGACTGTGTCTGACCGTAAAGAGAGACGTAAATGGTCACCAACAGAAGATGGTGTGCTAATAAGCGTTTGGTTGAACACCTCCAAAGACGCAGTGGTTGGGAATGAGCAGAAAGCAATTGCGTTTTGGAAACGAATTGTTTCTTATTTTGCTGCGAGTCCAAAGGTGGATGGTTCTCAAAAGAGGGAGGCAACGCACTGTAAACAAAGGTGGGGGAAGATTAATGAAGGCATATGTAAGTTTGTTGGATGTTATGAAGCTGCAACAAAACAGAGATCGAGTGGACAAAATGAGAATGACGTTTTGAAGATGGCCCACGAGATTTTCTACAATGACTACAAGGTAAAATTCACATTGGAACATGCGTGGTTGGAACTCCGCCATGATCAGAAATGGTGTGGAGCTTCTTCAACTAAGGATAAAGTTCATTCTAAAAGAAGGAAGTTAGATGATCAAAGCGCACATTCATCAACGTGTGTGCCAGGAGAGGATGAGCAACGGCCTATTGGTGTGAAGGCAGCCAAGGTGAAAGGAAAAAGGTCAGTGAGCAAGCAAACGAACTTGGAAGAGGAAGGAAaagagattcagagcatgtgGGAGCTTAGGCAGAAGGACTTTGCTCTCAAGGATGCTCTAAACAAGCAAAAATTGCTTGACAGCCTAATTACCAAGACTGAGCCTTTAAGTGAACTCGAAAGTGCCTTACAAAATAAGCTTATTAAGGATATGTTGACAAGTTAG